The window CAGATGGCACAGCCCGCATATCAGGGAGGCGCACAGCAGGGCCAGGCGGGCCAGGGTCAGCAGGGTGGGCTGAAGGAGAGCAATAAGGACCTCGCGCAGACGCTGGCAGATACGCAGAACCTGAGCGGCTTCACCGCAGCGGTCAAGGCGGCGGGCTATGACCAGGCGCTGAGCCAGAACGAAGGCCCGTACATGGTCTTCGCCCCGAGCGACAGCGCCCTCGAGAGCGCGGGCATAGATGTCAATTCGATGGACCAGGCCACGGCGAAGAGCTTCGTCGAGAGCTGCATCGTATCGAAGGTCTCCGAGCCGCAGCAGGGCAGCAACTCGTTCACGATGAACTCCATCGGCGGCCAGAAGATCAGCGCGAAGAAGACGAGCAGCGGCATCATGGTCAACGGCATCAAGGTCTCCAACGTCGTGAAGGCCGATAACGGCATGCTCATCGTGACCGACGGCATCGTGGGCATGAAGTAATGCCCTTCCTTTTTTTACTGGTTCGCGAACGGGTCCTCGAGGCCATTGCCATATATAAGAACATGATTATCCATGATCTTTTTATACATAGGATCATTGGCGCTTTTCATGGTGCTCCAGATGGACATGGTGGCGACGAAGATGGACACAGGCCGGCCTAGCTTTTCCTCTATTGCCTTACGGACTTCGGAAAACTTGCGCTGATTCGAGAACTTATCGATGGCCGACGGCGCCACGGCGACGAACTCGATGTCGCTATGCTCGTCGAACGTCCCGTCCGCATAGTTTCCGTATAATGCAAAGGACATG of the Methanocella sp. genome contains:
- a CDS encoding fasciclin domain-containing protein translates to QMAQPAYQGGAQQGQAGQGQQGGLKESNKDLAQTLADTQNLSGFTAAVKAAGYDQALSQNEGPYMVFAPSDSALESAGIDVNSMDQATAKSFVESCIVSKVSEPQQGSNSFTMNSIGGQKISAKKTSSGIMVNGIKVSNVVKADNGMLIVTDGIVGMK